The following are encoded in a window of Colletotrichum lupini chromosome 3, complete sequence genomic DNA:
- a CDS encoding 6-phosphogluconate dehydrogenase, protein MAQRQVGWVGLGSMGIGMSTNLQKFLSSSGAPNLIYTNRTLSRGDPLKDLGAIPAETVSEVAKKSEIIFSCVSNDAVLQETTNEIIKSGDIKNKIYVDCSTVHPDTSAAVSKQITEAGGQFVAAPVFGASAMAAAGKLIFVTAGPESATSAISLYLNGVMGRSVIPMDTDVTKSSLLKIAGNIVVVSFMEVLSEAHVFAEKTGLGSPVLENMISDMFGPVLESYSKRITSGSYAPPPDGKAGFDVALAMKDLRHALTCAKDAGTKLETSEAALRHMKKAREFEAVRPLDSSSMYGAVRLEAGLDFYSDACKERDAKK, encoded by the exons ATGGCGCAAAGACAAGTGGGATGGGTTGGGCTTGGCTCAATGGGCATCGGCATGTCCACCAACCTGCAAAAGTTCCTCTCTTCATCCGGAGCACCAAACTTGATTTACACCAACCGGACATTATCACGCGGCGATCCCCTCAAGGACTTGGGCGCCATTCCTGCAGAGACTGTTTCGGAGGTAGCTAAGAAGTCTGAGATCATCTTCTCTTGT GTGAGCAACGATGCCGTTCTCCAAGAGACAACGAATGAGATCATCAAGTCTGGAGATATCAAGAACAAGATTTATGTCGACTGCTCAACTGTCCACCCCGATACTTCCGCCGCTGTTTCGAAACAAATCACCGAGGCCGGGGGCCAGTTTGTTGCTG CCCCCGTCTTTGGAGCCTCAGCAATGGCCGCCGCCGGCAAACTCATCTTCGTCACGGCCGGACCCGAATCCGCGACCTCAGCCATCTCTCTATACCTTAACGGCGTCATGGGACGCTCCGTCATCCCCATGGACACAGATGTCACCAAGTCAAGCTTGCTCAAGATTGCCGGAAACATCGTAGTTGTCTCCTTCATGGAGGTCCTCTCCGAAGCCCACGTCTTTGCCGAGAAAACGGGCCTCGGCTCGCCGGTGCTGGAGAACATGATCTCGGACATGTTCGGCCCCGTTCTTGAGAGCTACAGCAAGCGCATTACCAGTGGTTCCTACGCTCCGCCACCTGATGGCAAGGCTGGGTTCGATGTGGCGCTGGCGATGAAGGATTTGAGGCATGCACTCACGTGTGCCAAAGATGCGGGAACGAAGCTGGAAACTAGCGAGGCTGCATTGAGGCATATGAAAAAGGCTAGAGAGTTTGAAGCAGTGAGGCCATTAGATAGTAGTTCCATGTATGGTGCAGTGCGTCTGGAGGCTGGTCTCGACTTTTACTCTGATGCTTGCAAGGAAAGAGATGCAAAGAAGTAG
- a CDS encoding elongation factor 1-gamma: protein MSFGKLYWYPKAPRATQCLYIAEYNKLDIEFVEAWPIKVDASKGGVGEDYLSKFPPGKVPALERPNGFTLFECIPVSIYLAKQDPKTKLLGSTLEEEATILKWASFANSELLPPIMAWINPVIGKAPSSPEILAAAEKNSEGMVSVVEKALRDKKFLVGDELTIADLFMIAAIARGYQFVFAKEWTEKHPAIHAWYWRIKSDDIWKKIDGEPDLRKRHVENCHVSSQASPPKTAPPPSAMNTPHIDSPSTTAWMDVLLTHPPPAQNEVAEPMQQHTQTYEPPSSGVSSEIRCVEAFFDGFHRNFPILHEGSFHIVSTQVPLLNVITAVGSLYCESPFDEAARKAVFESTLSALQQYVEQTRSRYQEIWVLQTFLLLEFLGIYGGNDTNFLKAQRIHRDLIDAIRLLQMSQDSSLESLSTSCGEDSGYGEEGDEDDINEPVSAEALSDQWQDFIKKESKKRCVYMLYLLDSQLAILCNLRPMLSSLEIKYDLPCCEDIWLARSDRDWYERRRQRFKSFDEPDDNAYSHETPPSQGFFYEASQTLLHSGRGDDKDNGGGERQPKKLRLLWASPFAAVILVTQLQMMARELTHASCLLERPKAQRRALSILTDKQHAQISQALKGIAELVPRNQKPVFSFFDFGRMDVLPDGSDQTPLWHTFWILWYYTSITLSHPDSLLVSGVVESNLPLAIATAGHLATPRSKDKRDIYEDRDLNDLEMALDLLNPIKSTAPPSLENPFITLLGFKICLVGWRLVRLTMPAAQRSSVGDMTGHGGMGMGLGMGMGNNANSRSNPSRFVLDAIMACVGNAGDDDVENAAAALAMLDDRPVDLARSEVRFLEWIVANFNKRTTWPVGKWVSTVMEESLSKAKEAYAAPLSE from the exons ATGTCTTTCGGAAAGCTTTACTGGTACCCCAAGGCGCCTCGCGCCACTCAGTGTCTCTACATCGCAGAGTACAACAA GCTTGATATCGAGTTCGTCGAGGCATGGCCGATCAAGGTGGACGCTAGCAAGGGCGGCGTTGGCGAAGATTACCTCTCAAAGTTCCCTCCAGGCAAGGTGCCTGCCCTCGAGCGCCCCAACGGCTTCACATTATTCGAGTGCATTCCTGTTTCCATCTACC TCGCGAAGCAGGACCCCAAGACCAAGTTGCTCGGCTCCACCCTCGAGGAGGAGGCCACGATCCTGAAGTGGGCCTCATTCGCAAATAGCGAGCTTCTGCCTCCCATTATGGCGTGGATTAACCCGGTTATCGGCAAGGCACCTTCATCACCAGAGATTCTTGCCGCGGCCGAGAAGAACAGTGAGGGAATGGTCAGTGTGGTGGAGAAGGCATTGAGGGACAAGAAGTTCCTCGTTGGCGATGAGCTCACGATAGCCGATCTGTTTATGATTGCTGCTATTGCTAGAGGATACCAATTT GTGTTTGCCAAGGAGTGGACGGAAAAGCACCCCGCCATCCACGCGTGGTACTGGCGCATCAAGAGCGATGACATCTGGAAGAAGATTGACGGCGAGCC CGATCTGAGGAAACGACATGTAGAGAACTGCCATGTCTCCTCCCAAGCTTCACCACCCAAGACGGCACCTCCTCCTTCAGCCATGAATACACCACATATCGACTCGCCCAGCACGACCGCTTGGATGGACGTCTTGTTGACACACCCACCGCCAGCTCAGAATGAAGTAGCAGAGCCAATGCAGCAGCACACCCAGACCTATGAGCCTCCATCTTCAGG AGTATCCAGCGAGATTCGATGCGTCGAGGCTTTCTTCGATGGATTCCATCGGAACTTTCCCATTCTACACGAGGGATCATTCCATATCGTATCGACACAAGTTCCTTTGTTGAACGTAATCACCGCTGTCGGAAGCCTCTACTGCGAGTCTCCGTTCGACGAGGCCGCTCGGAAGGCCGTGTTCGAGTCTACTCTATCTGCACTACAGCAATAT GTCGAGCAGACCCGATCACGATACCAAGAAATATGGGTTCTTCAAACTTTTCTCCTCCTTGAGTTCCTAGGCATCTACGGCGGCAACGACACGAATTTCCTCAAAGCTCAGCGCATTCACCGGGACCTAATTGACGCGATACGGCTTCTCCAGATGTCCCAAGACAGTTCCCTAGAGTCTCTGTCTACCAGCTGTGGTGAAGACAGTGGATATGGCGAGGAGGGCGACGAAGACGATATCAACGAACCGGTCAGCGCCGAAGCGCTCAGTGATCAATGGCAGGACTTCATCAAGAAGGAATCCAAGAAACGATGTGTCTACATGCTCTACCTTCTCGATTCGCAACTCGCCATCCTCTGCAACCTCAGACCCATGCTCTCCTCGCTCGAGATCAAGTACGATTTGCCCTGTTGCGAGGATATCTGGCTCGCCCGCTCCGACAGAGATTGGTACGAGCGCCGCCGGCAACGATTCAAATCCTTTGACGAGCCCGACGACAATGCCTATTCACACGAGACACCCCCGTCGCAAGGCTTCTTCTATGAAGCTTCGCAGACGCTCCTGCATTCAGGACGCGGGGACGACAAGGACAATGGCGGAGGGGAACGGCAGCCCAAGAAACTCAGGCTTCTATGGGCTTCGCCTTTTGCCGCCGTCATCCTTGTCACTCAGCTCCAGATGATGGCCCGCGAACTCACGCATGCTAGTTGTCTACTGGAACGGCCCAAAGCACAGCGCCGAGCCCTTTCCATCTTGACAGACAAGCAGCACGCGCAGATATCGCAGGCACTGAAAGGGATTGCCGAGCTGGTACCGCGTAACCAGAAGCCTGTCTTCAGTTTCTTTGACTTTGGGCGCATGGACGTCCTTCCAGACGGCTCGGATCAAACTCCGCTGTGGCACACGTTTTGGATACTATGGTACTACACATCCATAACTTTATCGCACCCGGACTCGCTCTTGGTGAGCGGTGTTGTTGAGTCTAACCTTCCTCTGGCGATAGCTA CCGCCGGCCACCTTGCAACACCACGCTCCAAGGACAAGCGAGACATTTACGAAGACAGGGAT CTCAACGATCTCGAAATGGCCCTCGATCTATTGAACCCGATAAAGTCAACCGCACCGCCTTCTCTCGAAAACCCCTTCATCACACTGCTCGGCTTCAAGATCTGCCTCGTAGGCTGGCGCCTCGTACGCCTCACAATGCCCGCGGCTCAGCGTAGTAGCGTCGGCGATATGACTGGGCATGGTGGGATGGGTATGGGACTGGGCATGGGAATGGGGAACAATGCCAACAGCCGCTCTAATCCCAGTCGCTTTGTTCTGGATGCCATCATGGCCTGTGTCGGGAATGCCGGAGACGATGATGTCGAAAATGCGGCGGCTGCGCTGGCTATGTTGGATGACAGGCCTGTTGACCTTGCACGGAGTGAGGTGCGGTTCCTGGAATGGATCGTTGCCAACTTCAACAAGCGCACGACTTGGCCGGTTGGGAAGTGGGTGTCTACGGTTATGGAGGAGAGCCTTTCCAAGGCGAAGGAAGCGTATGCAGCACCACTTAGTGAATGA
- a CDS encoding phytanoyl-CoA hydroxylase, with amino-acid sequence MAPGILQSESPTLVPATLPQEKLKPSRDAPANSTEDIYGNYYPANPETLSLESNFGPMDPTTIGYLQPTAADTPIDIMRERFERDGYLFIKNLLPHEPVLECRRAYFDHMSPSGLLEPGSEPVNGTFSGKDTRKYLPPGNLRRLFGLKDDAESDKYAELMVTAHEADFYVNFCKFPELREFVSRFTDWPSPHMLQRTMLRAFVPNSELTPVHFDQMYLRAGPPTSLTAWVPIGPVSLEGGGLMYLEGSTDIGMKTEDDFAAHSHNLTDEERVSAFNKNMNDGGFLSRDTVSYGKEIKRKWLIAEYETGDVIFHNPYMVHASCKNKDPDSRIRLATDLRFVDPEKPYDRRWMKVYKPLDGL; translated from the exons ATGGCTCCCGGGATCCTTCAGTCCGAATCTCCAACCTTGGTCCCAGCGACCCTGCCTCAGGAGAAGTTGAAGCCAAGCAGAGATGCACCCGCCAACTCTACAGAAGATATCTACGGCAACTATTATCCTGCCAATCCAGAGACCCTCAGTCTGGAGTCCAATTTTGGCCCTATGGATCCCACGACCATCGGCTATCTTCAACCGACTGCTGCTGATACCCCCATTGATATAATGCGAGAACGCTTCGAACGTGATGGGTACCTTTTT ATCAAGAACCTTCTTCCACACGAACCCGTCCTCGAATGTCGCCGAGCTTACTTCGACCATATGAGCCCAAGCGGCCTCCTTGAACCAGGTAGTGAGCCAGTCAACGGCACATTTTCAGGAAAGGACACTCGCAAATACCTCCCACCCGGAAATCTCCGTCGTCTGTTCGGGTTGAAAGATGACGCCGAGAGCGACAAGTACGCCGAGCTAATGGTCACGGCGCATGAAGCCGACTTTTACGTCAACTTCTGCAAGTTCCCAGAGCTCCGCGAGTTCGTCAGTCGCTTCACCGACTGGCCCTCCCCGCACATGCTCCAGCGAACGATGCTTCGCGCCTTCGTCCCCAATAGTGAGCTTACGCCCGTACATTTTGATCAAATGTATCTCCGAGCTGGACCACCGACAAGCTTGACTGCGTGGGTTCCTATTGGACCCGTGTCGCTCGAGGGAGGCGGCTTGATGTACCTCGAAGGTTCGACAGACATTGGTATGAAGACCGAAGATGACTTTGCTGCGCATTCCCATAATCTTACCGACGAGGAAAGGGTGAGCGCCTTCAACAAGAACATGAATGACGGCGGCTTCCTAAGCAGAGACACTGTGTCTTATGGGAAGGAGATAAAGAGGAAATGGCTGATTGCCGAGTATGAAACTGGAGATGTCATCTTCCATAACCCTTATATGGTGCATGCAAGCTGCAAGAACAAGGACCCCGACTCGAGAATCCGTCTGGCTACGGATCTGCGATTCGTTGATCCCGAGAAACCTTATGATAGG CGCTGGATGAAGGTATATAAGCCGCTTGATGGATTGTAA
- a CDS encoding glycosyltransferase family 20, which produces MEQHSPAPESTGVNPANPVLRSIALSDAVTPGIHQHTYNSADSSRAQSPSGNSYFPPSNYTTHDSHHHHQTSSQQQHQPPTSGNNITSNPASSPANTAASNTSKVPPSPGPGDILKRMTLAAMGRRESLSQIRSANPDLQLSGNIISATFNIPHSLKYRKGSDWELKARRGQSALFDSFAYLSSDETPWNHTVVAWTGEIDTPQDVLSPPGTPPATTVHFSSLNTLSAPVPIDGDARLPTPPPSEGLWLPKEDQARLETQLAHSKTIKTVPVWLCDDDEQQEAGVLLKDQSRWRRYAEHDLYTLFHYKQHEPTDGRKERLQWADYYRMNQKFANRIIDLYKPGDIVIVHDYYLMLLPSMLRQRVPNMNISFFLHSPFPSSEFLRCLPRRKEVLEGVLGSNLVGFQSYSYSRHFSSCCTRVLGFPSDSGGVDAYGARVQVGVFPIGINADKCEMYAWTDAVTEKYDALKKLYEGKKIIVGRDRLDSVRGVAQKLQAFERFLEMYPDWREKVVLIQVTSPTSIEEEKDDDGSESRIATRVNELVMRINGMYGSLGFSPVQHYPQYLSQDEYFALLRAADIGLITSVRDGMNTTSMEYVICQREGHGPLILSEFSGTAGSLKDAIHINPWDLSGVAVEINNALTMTPEKRMNMQANLYNHVTTRNVQSWIDNFIRKHVHVLGTQKNVAATPLLDRATLLKTYREAGKRLFMFDYDGTLTPIVREPSAAVPSERVLQTLKALASDEQNAVWIISGRDQEFLTQHLGHIAGLGFSAEHGSFMKNPGSDEWVNLADEFDMGWQAEVMACFQSFTDRVPGSFVERKRCALTWHYRLADPEQGIHMARECQKELESTVAQKWDVEVMAGKANLEVRPTFINKGEIAKRLVHTYNSAPAFEKHPGPVEFVLCLGDDFTDEDMFRALNGLSGTEVQHEHIFTVTVGASTKVTLARWHLLEPEDVVECVALLAGVGLGGEAHEHFGQVNLAALSTVEGHIPESEK; this is translated from the exons ATGGAGCAACACTCCCCCGCGCCAGAGTCGACGGGCGTCAACCCCGCCAACCCCGTGCTGCGAAGCATCGCCCTGTCGGACGCCGTGACGCCGGGCATCCACCAGCACACGTACAACTCTGCCGACAGCTCGCGCGCCCAGTCGCCCAGCGGGAACAGCTACTTCCCTCCCTCCAACTACACCACCCACGActctcaccaccaccaccagacTTCCTCTCAACAACAACATCAACCTCCCACGAGCGGCAACAACATCACGAGCAATCCCGCTTCGTCTCCCGCAAACACAGCTGCCTCAAATACCTCCAAAGTCCCTCCGTCGCCAGGCCCCGGCGACATCCTCAAGCGCATGACCCTCGCCGCCATGGGCCGTCGCGAGTCCCTCTCCCAGATTCGCAGCGCCAACCCAGACCTGCAGCTGAGCGGCAACATCATCTCGGCCACCTTCAACATTCCCCATTCCCTCAAGTACCGCAAAGGTTCCGACTGG GAATTAAAGGCGCGCCGCGGCCAATCCGCCCTCTTCGACTCCTTTGCCTACCTCTCTTCCGACGAGACTCCCTGGAACCACACCGTTGTCGCCTGGACCGGCGAGATCGATACCCCCCAAGACGTCCTCTCGCCGCCCGGCACCCCGCCCGCTACGACTGTACACTTCTCCTCTCTCAACACCCTCTCCGCGCCCGTCCCGATCGATGGCGATGCTCGCCTGCCCACGCCGCCTCCCAGCGAGGGCCTCTGGCTTCCCAAGGAGGACCAGGCCCGCCTCGAGACCCAGCTCGCCCATAGCAAGACCATCAAGACGGTGCCCGTCTGGCTctgcgacgacgacgagcaGCAAGAAGCGGGCGTCCTCCTCAAGGACCAGAGCCGCTGGCGCCGCTACGCCGAACACGACCTCTACACCCTCTTCCACTACAAGCAGCACGAGCCCACCGACGGTCGCAAGGAGCGCCTGCAATGGGCCGACTACTACCGCATGAACCAAAAGTTTGCCAACCGCATCATCGACCTCTACAAGCCTGGCGACATTGTCATTGTTCACGACTACTACCTCATGCTGCTGCCCAGCATGCTCCGCCAGCGCGTCCCCAATATGAACATCTCCTTCTTCCTCCACTCGCCCTTCCCCTCCTCCGAGTTCTTGCGCTGCCTCCCCCGTCGCAAGGAGGTTCTCGAGGGCGTCCTCGGCTCCAACCTCGTCGGTTTCCAGTCCTACAGCTACTCGCGCCACTTCTCCAGCTGCTGTACCCGCGTCCTCGGCTTCCCATCGGATAGCGGCGGTGTCGATGCCTACGGTGCGCGCGTGCAGGTCGGTGTCTTCCCCATTGGTATTAACGCCGACAAGTGCGAAATGTACGCCTGGACCGACGCCGTCACCGAAAAGTACGACGCTCTCAAGAAGCTGTACGAGGGCAAGAAGATTATCGTCGGTCGTGACCGCCTCGATTCCGTTCGCGGTGTCGCCCAGAAGCTCCAGGCCTTTGAGCGCTTCCTCGAAATGTACCCCGACTGGCGCGAAAAGGTCGTCCTCATCCAGGTCACCTCCCCCACCAGCATCGAGGAGGAAAAGGACGACGATGGTTCCGAGTCCCGCATCGCGACCCGCGTCAACGAGCTCGTCATGCGCATCAACGGCATGTACGGCAGCCTGGGCTTCTCCCCCGTCCAGCACTACCCCCAGTACCTCAGCCAGGACGAGTACTTTGCTCTCCTCCGCGCCGCCGACATTGGCCTCATCACCTCGGTCCGTGACGGCATGAACACTACGAGCATGGAGTATGTCATCTGCCAGCGCGAGGGTCACGGCCCCCTCATCCTCTCAGAGTTCAGCGGTACTGCCGGTAGCCTTAAGGACGCCATCCACATTAACCCCTGGGACCTCAGCGGTGTCGCCGTCGAGATCAACAACGCCCTCACAATGACGCCCGAGAAGCGCATGAACATGCAGGCCAACCTCTACAACCACGTCACCACCCGAAACGTCCAGAGCTGGATCGATAACTTCATCCGCAAGCACGTCCACGTTCTCGGCACCCAGAAGAACGTAGCCGCCACCCCTCTCCTCGACCGCGCCACCCTCCTCAAGACCTACCGTGAAGCCGGCAAGCGCCTCTTCATGTTCGACTACGACGGTACCCTCACCCCCATCGTCCGCGAGCCCAGCGCTGCCGTCCCCTCCGAGCGCGTCCTGCAGACCCTCAAGGCCCTCGCCAGCGACGAGCAGAACGCTGTTTGGATCATCTCGGGCCGCGATCAAGAGTTCCTCACCCAGCACCTTGGCCACATTGCCGGTCTTGGTTTCAGCGCTGAGCACGGCAGCTTCATGAAGAATCCCGGCTCCGACGAGTGGGTCAACCTTGCCGACGAGTTCGATATGGGCTGGCAAGCCGAGGTCATGGCCTGCTTCCAGTCCTTCACCGACAGAGTGCCCG GCTCCTTTGTCGAGCGCAAGCGCTGCGCCCTCACATGGCACTACCGTCTTGCCGACCCCGAGCAGGGCATCCACATGGCCCGCGAGTGCCAAAAGGAGCTCGAGTCAACAGTGGCGCAAAAGTGGGATGTCGAGGTCATGGCAGGCAAGGCCAATCTCGAGGTCAGGCCGACGTTTATCAACAAGGGCGAGATTGCGAAGCGCCTCGTACACACCTACAACTCGGCGCCCGCGTTCGAGAAGCACCCCGGCCCCGTCGAGTTCGTCCTCTGCCTGGGCGACGACTTTACCGACGAGGACATGTTCCGCGCCCTCAACGGCCTGTCGGGTACCGAGGTCCAGCACGAGCACATCTTCACCGTTACTGTCGGTGCCAGCACAAAGGTCACTTTGGCGAGATGGCATCTGCTAGAGCCCGAGGACGTGGTCGAGTGTGTCGCGTTGCTGGCGGGAGTCGGTCTCGGCGGCGAGGCTCACGAGCACTTTGGCCAGGTCAACTTGGCTGCTCTGAGCACGGTCGAGGGACACATTCCCGAGTCGGAGAAGTGA